TACTAACATGAACATATCATGATAGAAGATGAAATGAAAACCATctgatggggacaccgaaccggaaatattatttatgcacgtgtatgatcatagacgatggaggatagtccaaaccattgagaaattgggctttaacttgtgttttgggcttaatttatatgaacttgtagatgagttttattaatttgtctttattttgttgggcttgatttaattattgttaagtattttatttagtgggctataagcccaattgcttattgtagttagggttttagtataaataccctacttttctaaatgttaagggacttttgatgattaatgaaaatttgcaaGTTTTGCATCCCTCCAATCcccctctcttcctcttctttagcttctttctttcttctcaagcttctttcttttcttgctttaattctttttatttgttgtcccgcgtcaaATTTAGTATCAGAGCAtggcttttaattgttcttacaattaatcGATCTATGTGTTATGTTTATCCCTAGATTAatctgaaatttaaaaaaaaaaaaaaagttactgttcatcgaaaaaaaattaactgttaTCCGCGACTGTAACCGGGTTTTCCAGCAGCGGTGCCCCTGCCATCTGCGACGCCTCAGCCAGTCACAGCGGCGCCCCTGCCATCAGCGGCGCCTCAACCATTCACAAAGGCACTCCTGCCATCAGCGGCGCCTCAACCCGTCACAGCGGCAGACCCACCACCGAGAAGACCTGCACATCAGTCCACCGATCCACGCCGAGTTGCTACCTCCGACACAGACCAACGGCAACCACCAGACTGACACCGCAGGAGACATCAATGGATCTCCGGCCTCGACAACACAAAACCACCCACAACAACCCACAGCGCCGCCCTTGTCTTCGGTTCCAAACCATCAGTCGCAACCATCGGTATACCTACACATCAATCCCACAGAGCGATTGGCCATTCAACATCAGCGCCGGTCACAGCCAACGATCAAAAGGACACGCCGATTCACTGCCTTCAACAACCAGCAGCGCCGCACCCACAACAGTTCCTTGTCTTCGGTTCCAAACCAACAGCCGCAACCAACACAGACACCACCGCCTCTTCCCTTGCACCGCCAGACCCATCAGAACCAGCAAGCTTCGTGCGCCGCCGCCGACAACAGAGACAACAGGTCACAGAAGCCAGCGGCAACAAATCGCAGCAGCcaaggaagaaagaaacaaacacTGGATTTTAATTAACCTAGACACGTCACATGCCACGTCAGTGTTGACTGCCACGTCACCTGCCTCGCCAGCTTTGACTGCCACGTCAGTGTTGACCGCCATGTCACCTGCCTCGCCAGTGTTGACTGCCACGTCACCTACCTCACCAGCGTTGACTTCCACATCAGCGTTGACTGCCACATCATACGCACATCCAGTTGGCCACGTCAGCTCCAGCAGATTTCAGCCTCCCCCAGCACTCTAGTCAGTGAATCACTCTCCCCTATTTGTTGAAGTTtacttttcttggtttttcacttgtcattcaaggttattattaatattacttttgtgcctagaaaaaatctcaaaaaaatcataaaaaaaaaaaaaaaaaatctcacctagcattttaattgttaatttttgttcatcaaCCTCTTTCATCAGTAATAGCTAATATCttattctatttaataattACGAGTTCTTACTTGTGACAtcgtgtttgattaatcatttacacttaagaatctagtattacatgcttacaattttattagtgtaatttgtttttgattaatctccacattaaaaaaaaaaaaattagctttatttttgtattgtgattttacatgcaagaaccatttgtgatctcaattccttttataagttagtattgcatgcatttgtgtCACGATCAACTAGTGTCTAAGCTTAAGTTTACACCTACTGTAGACTCAACCTTTAGTGATACTCTTATGATCATTTTAAGGGAACTGCAAACTTAGGTGATCAACATGTTTAGAAGAATTGAGCCCCAAGAGAGTTTTCGAATAAGGCACTCAAAGATCGataaatatcacaagaataataattatggaCAAGATCACTTTGAGCGACACCAATATGACCATCATTTAGGTTACTCTAAACACGATGACTTTGATGAGCGAGTCTTGagtcctaacaaaatagaagcccCCACTTTTGATGGTCGTCATGAcccttggatatttgatatgtggattcgtgatatggatcaattctttgagtggcataatttgtttgataataagagagttagatttgctaagatgaaactcattgataaagccaaaatttattggagagatgttgaggattgtttagagatgagaggtaaacctcctataactgattggatcaaaatgaaacaaaaacttcaggAAAAGTACCTACCCCAGTCTTATAGGAGTAAACTCTTAGACCAATGGAACAATCTAAGACAAGGGAACAAGTCTATCAATGAGTATATAACGCAGTTTAACGATTACATGATTAGATGTGCCATAAGAGAGAATGAAGCCATGATTTTGCGTAGATTTTGTAAaggcttaaatgatgatcttagaagagaagttgtatttcaaggtATGTCTACCCTTAACCAAGCTTATACCTTAGTTAAAGACTACAAGTTGGTCACAAAGAATCAGTGGAATAATCATCAAGACTCTTATAGTATCCCTACTAGGTCCCAATTCAGAAGTAGTGATTCTTTGTTAGGTGCTCCACCCCACAGACCTAATCCTAGTAGCGCCCAACTTTGTAAGAAAGATAGAGGCAAACAAGTTGTCAATGAAGTGTCCAAGGTGAGTTCAAAGGTCAAGTGTAttaattgtttaggttttgGTCATATCTCTTTAGATTGCACCTCGAAACCCTTAGTCGTCCAAAAACATAAAGATCTAGGTAAAGAAGAATATTGTAGTGTTGAAGTGTATGAGCCTAATCTTAAGGATTTTAGTGACCTAGATGACGAGGATGTGCAAGAAGAGGAACTTAACACAATGAGCCCCACATGAGCTTGAGGGTTGAGGTTAAGGGAAGAATCTGATATGTCTGCTTTGATGGTGGAGGAAATTTTAAGGAACTCTTCAGTGGAATCACCTATAGAGATAAGTATGGTCTTAAAAGAGTCTCATGATATTAGTCCTCCTGAATTATCTGATTCCTCACCCCACATGCTTGGTGTCCAGCACATCATaagtttagagcaacatgttgaGCTTCTTAACCCCCTACCACATGCACGttatgaggaagatgaagataatcctaGTTTACTTGATTGTGTTCATACCATATCTACACAAGTTTCAAACAATGTTTGTCTCATTCCAcaccctcaatcatttagtgtTCATAGTTACAAACTTGAGGAGCCGATAGAACACCTTCCCATATCTCCTCATGATAGGATGTCTAAGTTAGCTGAGTCTTTACAAGGTAGAgttcataatttgcatattgagatcatgaaacaaattcaagcaagtaatgaacaatacaaatttcgagctgattttcttaaatatcatgatgcacttaatgttggagattatttcatgatacagattagacctgaacggtgtcctttggaaaccgatcataaattgcaagtaagtagtgctagaccattcaaggtgttgcaaatgattacatcaaataattatgtcattaaactttgatattaactctactttgaacatgaaagacctcagtatttataaaatacagccTACCCCTGACGCTCCTTTTGATACCCCTACCTCATTATCCATATCTTTGgcacaaaaggaacatattaatgctactttgaatgcacaagttgtttttaccagggATGGTGAACTTCAGCAAATCCCAGTATATGAATTCGACGACCAGATTCAGACTATACTTGGATTATTAGAGGAGCATCACAACAGCTTGATCCTTGTCATTGAGAGCATTATCGGAGCTGTCTTGACCTATACTCGACGGGGTCGAGTTCTTCCAACCTCGGGAGaattgatggggacaccgaaccggaaatattatttatgcacgcgtatgatcatagacgatggaagatggtccaaaccattgagaaattgggctttaacttgtgttttgggcttaatttatatgaacttgtagatgagttttattaatttgtctttattttgttgggcttgatttaattattgttaagtattttatttagtgggctataagcccaattgcttattgtagttagggttttagtataaataccctacttttctaaatgttaagggacttttgatgattaatgaaaatttgcaaGTTTTGCATCCCTCCAATCcccctctcttcctcttctttagcttctttctttcttctcaagcttctttcttttcttgctttaattctttttatttgttgtcccgcgtcaCCATCCTCTTAAGAATCAAGCAACGATGATAGAACAACGAAATACAAATCATGTATTAAAAGAATACCGCCAATGAGCATGGTATCAGCTGACCAACTATTATTTGTccataaaaaagaaaccctTTTAGGAGGGTGATATACTTGTTCACCGGTAAGCTCGAAATTTAAGGCTTTGCGACAGCTGGAGCAGGAGCAGCACCACCAGTAGTTGGTCTatgaaaagaacaagaaagtTGTTGAAATGCAATCTTCAAGGACTCAGGAAAGAAGATAACAAAGCATAAGACGATACAAagctaaaggaaaagaaacttaCAGGCCAACAAACACTTTAAATGCATCATAGATACCCCATTGTGCTCCTGTAAGTGTTCCTATCATGACAATTCGGAGAGGAAGGCCGCGGGTAAAGAGACCCCATAAACCTAGCTGCCTGACAGCCTGCGATAGAAGAAACCATGACAAAACATTGCAGGTGAACAAATGCTGACAAAATGAGGGAACAAAAACACTTGtgcattaattaaaaacaactaGGGGACACTAAAATTCACTTACATCACCCGCAGTCGCCCCCCTGGCACTGTTGAGGAAAGACACCAGGTTGTCAGCAGGGTGTGAGACAATAGCACAGAGTATACCAGCAAGGTATCCACCAGCAAAGCTGACTCCAAGCTGCAAATTTTTGCTGCACTGGTCTTTTGGTGTTGGGATGACATTCTTGTATAGTTGCTCCACAATAGTCTCAAAGGACGCAAATTTCATCATTGTATCTGCAAGAAACATACCAATTCTGATCGTCAGCTACATTCTTAACTTCAAACAAACAGATCCTTTTACTGAACATGTTTTGGCTTACATGGAATCTGACGTCCCCAAAGAGGAACAAGCCCTTTATATAAACTGAGAGCATTGAACATTCATTCATCAGATAGACATTCGGTAGTTTATGTCGTGCCCTAAAAATTACCAAATAATCACAAAACGAAAGATTTTTTGTGCCAGTGTCATACCCAGAATAACCTTCAGATCTGAGAAACTTTGGCATGCCATCTGCCAAGCCCCTGGCAAAACCAGGCTGGGTTTGGACACGAACTTTCACTGCCTCCATAGGGCAGAGAGCAACATCAGCGATTAACTCAGCAGATGCTGAACCAGCAAGATAAATCAAGGTCTTGTACTTGGCTGCAAATTCAGGGCCAGCCATATCTGAGTAGTACTTCTTGAAGAACTCATAGAATCCGAATTTGCAAGCACCCTGCGCACTGTAACCAAGCAAGGTAGGAACCCATCCTCTAAAGAAACCTCTAACTCCCTGCTCCTTGAGCAATACTCCAAATCCTGATGTGATGCTCTTGTACTTTGATGGGTCAATCTGAAATATCAATTACAGTAAAATTTCTGCAGCTGACCTGTAAAATTGTGGCTAGTGGGGTATTCATTTTCAAGTCCACATCTAAAAGTAATTTTGCTCCAAggattgaggatcaaatttctaaaaaaaaaaacaaaaaactctcaAACTAACAACCAACCATAAGAATAGCAAGAAATTACTTctctttagagagagagagagagagcaaaaaacccttaaaaatcacaaattaatcaaaaacttTTTCATCCTAgaaacaaagattaaaaaaagccAAGAATTGTTTTGCTTCGTAAATGAAAATCAGTTAAAAGGAAATTTGCCAAAGTTTAGGTAGTACTTTCAATTCATTATATTTTGACAACATCCTAGTTAATAGGATCATAAAAAGTGTAAGATCATACACAAAGAAgttaaaaaatcttaatgttATACCTGCATATTGCACTTGACAAGATCAAGAGGAGTGACAGTCATGTGAGTGAGTCCACAGCTAAAAATCCCACCAGCAGTACAAGTCAAATAATAAGTTGGTGAGAACATCTCTATCTTCTCCGAAGGTGCTGGTATGACAAAGTTCTTTGACAGCACTCCATGATCACCACTTTTGGATGATGGTGAAAGCTTAGACTGTTGCAGGAGCTGCGGCATTCCTCCATTATAACTGGAGCCAACGGAAGAAGAGTAAAGAAAGCTTGGGATCAAAGATTGACAAGAATTGCTGTTCTTGGCCATTTTAAACAACTCTATtcgttgaattgtttttttttcctctttgttGGTTTTGTATCTCTGTCTCTCTATGGCTTTGAGGAGAAAATGGAGCTAGTGTTGCTCCTGTTTAAAGGAGGGAAATAAGGAGAAAATGTGGCTGGAGAGAAACGAAGTGTTTGGAGCGCCAGAAAGATTTTCAAAGGGCTGCCCTTCCTTTGCGCGGTAATTTAATTATAGGCTGTCTGGCTCTGTTTATTTTAGTTAAGCTTTTTTTCTCaacagtagaaaaaaaaaaaaaaccaaccccAATATCGAGATgatcaattaaaaacataaaatttttttttaaaaaaactgaccgATATCATCcaagtttataaataaaaatatgataatactataaaaaaatataataaaaaaaaatttaaattgttgaaatttataaaaaataaaaaactgaccTAAGCTCATATGGATGAACAAGCAAAATTTGTAGCCTGATCATGATATAAAGGTAACCATGtcgaaagaaaatttaaaatgaatccATTATGAAGCATTAATTACCAAACAATCCAattcaaaactagaaaaaaattaaaaaaacatcgaaaaaaaaaatttaatctgcTAATATTGTGACCATGGATATCAGATTAAGATAATCTCACATAAAAGAAAGtgaaggaaaacaaacacaaagatcaatttttaataaatcaaatttgatacaagaattaaatgaaatcaaacaAGGAGGGAcatagttgaagaaaaaaaatcaattcaaaagacaagacaaacaacaataaaaaaaataaagatcaaattatatacacttgagggtctagcccaTTGGTCAACTGCAAGGCTTGCTTTTGCGAACATTTTGGGTTCAACCCTCTCTGTGTACCCTGTCACCCTCGTGGTGTCTTACCTGCTCACTGAGCTTGCATGATGTTTGGTGGGCtcggggattagttgtggtgcgcgcaaactGATCCGGACACCccaagttatcaaaaaaaaaatcaattatatgtaaaaaacaaaagtcagaaACACCTTTATATTTtggcaagaagaagaaaaagaaaaagaaaagaaaataaagaagaaataagTTTATCGAAGCCCAAATGCTATTATGCCGTGCACACACATCCAACAACTAGAATGATTACAATTAATACTTCATTGGCTTGCTAAAAGGGTGTGGGAGTTACCCAAAGACACACGCcaaccacttttattttttaaaaaaaaatttataaattaaaaataaaatattgttttttagttaacttaataataactaaaaatctatgtgaaaaatacaaagaaaaaaaatcttgaatacctcatgaaaatttttgttttttaaggacAAATTAATCATTTCAACGtgcctataaaaaataaaaaaaattaaattattcatgattaatttataatgatTATATTACCCTAATAGCTACCTCGATAGCTAGctcattgggttttttttataaagggcaaaacaataattatattattatggtGAG
The genomic region above belongs to Populus alba chromosome 12, ASM523922v2, whole genome shotgun sequence and contains:
- the LOC118044624 gene encoding mitochondrial phosphate carrier protein 3, mitochondrial, which translates into the protein MAKNSNSCQSLIPSFLYSSSVGSSYNGGMPQLLQQSKLSPSSKSGDHGVLSKNFVIPAPSEKIEMFSPTYYLTCTAGGIFSCGLTHMTVTPLDLVKCNMQIDPSKYKSITSGFGVLLKEQGVRGFFRGWVPTLLGYSAQGACKFGFYEFFKKYYSDMAGPEFAAKYKTLIYLAGSASAELIADVALCPMEAVKVRVQTQPGFARGLADGMPKFLRSEGYSGLYKGLVPLWGRQIPYTMMKFASFETIVEQLYKNVIPTPKDQCSKNLQLGVSFAGGYLAGILCAIVSHPADNLVSFLNSARGATAGDAVRQLGLWGLFTRGLPLRIVMIGTLTGAQWGIYDAFKVFVGLPTTGGAAPAPAVAKP